One Natrinema marinum genomic window carries:
- a CDS encoding DUF7344 domain-containing protein: MNQTNASRMEVACSLLSEPERRFLLYELATDRTANIEDLVSQIAAWELDARIAGIDKETRQQVYVSLVHNHLPRLADYDIIEYDLRSGDIVLEEGFDDIKPLLEQFRQTEEEPELRERAPL; the protein is encoded by the coding sequence ATGAACCAGACGAACGCCAGTCGGATGGAAGTAGCCTGTTCCCTGCTCTCGGAACCCGAACGGCGGTTCCTGCTCTACGAGTTGGCGACCGACCGGACAGCGAACATAGAGGACCTCGTGAGCCAGATCGCGGCCTGGGAACTCGACGCCCGCATCGCCGGGATCGACAAAGAAACCCGACAGCAGGTGTACGTCTCGCTGGTCCACAACCACCTGCCTCGACTGGCCGATTACGATATCATCGAGTACGACCTGCGCAGCGGCGATATCGTCCTCGAGGAGGGGTTCGACGACATCAAGCCCTTGCTCGAGCAGTTCCGACAGACCGAAGAAGAGCCAGAACTCCGCGAGCGGGCGCCGCTCTGA
- a CDS encoding HAD family hydrolase yields MPRAVVFDLDYTLAVPRRDRATILDEATTTTGAPSLSRDDYLEAHRRNLTTETREPIFADLLADSDADPAAVATAYRETIADDLEPLPGVEAMLADLRGEYRVGLLTNGPVRAQRDKLETLGWEDAFDAALVTGELEAGKPDPRAFEAIADELSVDPAEAVYVGDEVEADVRGATETGLRAIQVLLADGPGPDQRAVAHVEQREIATALPGLVADLE; encoded by the coding sequence ATGCCACGGGCGGTCGTCTTCGACCTCGATTACACGCTGGCCGTTCCCCGACGCGATCGGGCGACCATCCTCGACGAGGCCACGACGACCACCGGCGCGCCCTCGCTATCGCGCGACGACTACCTCGAGGCCCACCGCCGGAACCTCACCACCGAGACGCGCGAGCCCATCTTCGCCGACCTGCTCGCAGACAGCGACGCCGACCCGGCCGCGGTCGCGACGGCCTACCGCGAGACGATCGCCGACGACCTCGAGCCGTTGCCCGGCGTCGAGGCCATGCTCGCGGATCTGCGCGGCGAGTACCGCGTCGGCCTGCTCACGAACGGCCCCGTCCGCGCCCAGCGGGACAAACTCGAGACGCTCGGTTGGGAGGACGCCTTCGACGCCGCCCTCGTGACGGGTGAACTCGAGGCTGGGAAACCCGATCCGCGCGCGTTCGAGGCGATCGCGGACGAACTGAGCGTCGACCCCGCCGAGGCGGTCTACGTCGGCGACGAGGTCGAGGCCGATGTTCGCGGCGCGACCGAGACGGGACTGCGCGCGATTCAGGTGCTGCTCGCGGACGGCCCCGGCCCGGATCAGCGCGCCGTCGCGCACGTCGAGCAACGGGAGATCGCGACCGCGCTACCGGGGCTCGTCGCCGACCTCGAGTGA
- a CDS encoding DUF6653 family protein has translation MAVRRRFWSRHANPWSVWTLMGAYPTLVWAIYRRDRRLLVGTLLFVAANPFVSPPPETDDAWATRVVLGERVWLEREPLRSRETLFAAASAPVYLWTLRAAVDRRRVETGVGVALSMALMLVFFRRMVRLYDEENEASA, from the coding sequence ATGGCCGTCCGCCGCCGGTTCTGGTCGCGACACGCGAACCCGTGGAGCGTCTGGACGCTAATGGGTGCGTATCCGACGCTCGTCTGGGCGATCTACCGGCGGGATCGACGGCTGCTCGTCGGCACGCTCCTGTTCGTCGCGGCGAATCCGTTCGTCTCCCCGCCGCCGGAAACCGACGACGCGTGGGCGACGCGCGTCGTCCTCGGTGAGCGGGTCTGGCTCGAGCGTGAACCGCTGCGCTCGAGGGAGACCCTGTTCGCGGCCGCGTCTGCCCCGGTCTATCTGTGGACGTTGCGAGCGGCCGTCGACCGCCGGCGCGTCGAAACCGGCGTCGGTGTGGCGCTCTCGATGGCGCTGATGCTCGTCTTTTTCCGGCGAATGGTTCGACTGTACGACGAAGAGAACGAAGCGAGCGCGTAA
- a CDS encoding ribonuclease H yields MAAHGRPALRDLFDESPTPHIAHPPRTHHRDFYVATDGSFRDSGGGLGAVIETRDGTRVARVATADAPPDNNVAEYRALHLGLDVLAARAPRDASVGVLIDHDVLASNVNNAILATQHPDGKSPRPVSIPAATRYHWRGIQARLSGFEEVRAARIDSDQNPAHPLANAPEQYRHVNREPERCVLPETPEPTTTEFPPPSRADRNGGGRASD; encoded by the coding sequence ATGGCCGCTCACGGCCGGCCCGCACTGCGGGACCTGTTCGACGAGTCGCCCACCCCTCACATTGCCCATCCCCCTCGGACCCACCATCGTGATTTCTACGTCGCTACCGACGGGTCCTTCCGTGACTCGGGCGGTGGGCTGGGCGCCGTCATCGAAACGCGCGACGGCACCCGCGTCGCACGCGTCGCGACCGCGGACGCGCCGCCGGACAACAACGTCGCCGAATATCGGGCGCTGCATCTCGGCCTCGACGTCCTCGCGGCTCGAGCGCCGCGGGACGCCTCGGTCGGTGTCCTCATCGACCACGACGTGCTCGCCAGCAACGTCAACAACGCGATCCTCGCGACCCAGCACCCGGACGGCAAATCGCCCCGACCGGTCTCGATCCCGGCGGCGACGCGGTATCACTGGCGCGGCATTCAGGCGCGCCTCAGCGGCTTCGAGGAGGTTCGAGCCGCCCGCATCGACAGCGATCAGAACCCGGCGCATCCGCTCGCGAACGCGCCCGAGCAGTACCGCCACGTCAACCGTGAGCCCGAACGGTGTGTCCTTCCGGAGACACCCGAGCCAACGACGACCGAGTTCCCGCCGCCGTCCCGCGCGGATCGGAACGGCGGTGGCCGCGCGTCCGACTGA
- a CDS encoding DUF2240 family protein, with amino-acid sequence MSLRVAVAAPFIQNGTRRLKENEFVVALSLDRDWFSPDQAKRLIDVATGEGLLERDDDGLAVAFDPGEVTVPEEFVPDEDLLRERSAFERVLDSLVAEGMEKHEAVGAINALQGELGLTIEAAAVVYARRQGIAVDDLAPVAREAVLDTEDG; translated from the coding sequence ATGAGCCTTCGCGTCGCGGTCGCCGCGCCGTTCATCCAGAACGGCACTCGCCGCCTCAAGGAAAACGAGTTCGTCGTCGCCCTCTCGCTCGATCGGGACTGGTTCTCACCCGATCAGGCCAAGCGACTGATCGACGTGGCCACCGGGGAGGGCTTACTCGAGCGCGACGACGACGGCCTCGCGGTCGCGTTCGACCCCGGCGAGGTGACGGTCCCCGAGGAGTTCGTCCCCGACGAGGACCTCCTGCGGGAGCGGTCGGCGTTCGAGCGCGTCCTCGACTCGCTGGTCGCCGAGGGCATGGAGAAACACGAGGCCGTCGGCGCGATCAACGCCTTGCAGGGGGAGCTCGGACTCACGATCGAGGCCGCCGCGGTCGTCTACGCGCGCCGGCAGGGGATCGCGGTCGACGACCTCGCGCCGGTCGCCCGCGAGGCCGTCCTCGACACCGAAGACGGTTAA